A part of Actinobaculum sp. 313 genomic DNA contains:
- a CDS encoding NAD(P)-binding protein, which produces MTTETHGKPLPFAITLGKGTSDTNLTGSWRTERPVYVDLLPPCNKACPAGENIQQWLSRAEEGDYEAAWREIMVNNPLPAVMGRVCYHECQTACNRAQVDEAVGINAVERFLGDTAITQGWTVEPVNEPSGKTVLVVGAGPSGLSAAYHLARLGHRVTVRDAGEKPGGMMRYGIPAYRLPRDILDAEIARIENMGVTFEMGTSVDSLNAALKDFDAVFLAVGAQVSRHTEIPAGTAAKVMDAVTMLRDIEVEGEAAEDAAKPLLGRRVVVYGGGNTAIDAARSAKRLGASDSVIVYRRTRDRMPAHDSEVVEAEEEGITMRWLATIKHIDEGELLIEKMELDENGFPQPTGEFTKLEADSVVMALGQESDLGLLTGVSGIEVERGVVSVDKHMMTGHKGLFAGGDMVPSQKNVTVAIGHGKKAARNIDAYLRGAEYEPAPKHGDATLDRMETWYYTDAPHQVRAKLAGARRSSTFDEVVEGLDESSALFEARRCMSCGNCFGCDNCFGVCPDNAITKIKPGEYEFKYDYCKGCGVCAEECPCGAISMVPEEI; this is translated from the coding sequence ATGACGACTGAAACCCACGGAAAGCCGCTCCCGTTCGCCATCACCCTAGGAAAGGGAACATCGGACACGAACCTGACCGGCTCGTGGCGTACCGAGCGACCGGTTTATGTGGATCTTCTACCGCCGTGCAACAAGGCGTGCCCGGCCGGGGAAAACATCCAGCAGTGGCTCTCACGCGCAGAAGAGGGCGATTATGAAGCCGCCTGGCGTGAAATAATGGTGAATAATCCATTGCCCGCCGTTATGGGCCGAGTGTGCTACCACGAGTGTCAGACTGCCTGCAACCGTGCGCAGGTCGACGAAGCCGTTGGCATCAACGCCGTTGAACGTTTCCTCGGTGATACCGCGATAACACAGGGCTGGACCGTCGAGCCGGTTAATGAACCGAGTGGCAAGACGGTGCTGGTTGTCGGAGCAGGGCCGTCCGGGCTTTCGGCGGCCTATCATCTGGCACGGCTCGGGCACAGGGTGACGGTTCGTGACGCCGGAGAGAAGCCCGGCGGCATGATGCGTTACGGCATCCCGGCATATCGCCTGCCGCGTGACATTCTTGACGCGGAGATCGCCCGGATTGAGAACATGGGCGTCACCTTCGAAATGGGCACCTCAGTTGATTCACTCAACGCTGCGCTCAAGGATTTCGACGCTGTCTTTTTGGCGGTCGGCGCGCAGGTGAGTCGACACACGGAGATTCCGGCCGGGACTGCGGCCAAGGTGATGGACGCCGTGACCATGCTGCGCGATATCGAGGTCGAGGGCGAAGCGGCAGAGGACGCCGCCAAGCCACTGCTTGGACGGCGGGTGGTTGTCTACGGCGGCGGAAACACGGCGATCGACGCCGCACGTTCCGCGAAGAGGCTCGGCGCGAGTGACTCGGTGATTGTCTATCGGCGCACTCGCGACCGCATGCCTGCCCATGACTCCGAGGTCGTCGAGGCGGAAGAGGAAGGCATCACGATGCGGTGGCTGGCCACCATCAAGCATATCGACGAGGGTGAGCTACTCATCGAGAAGATGGAATTGGACGAGAACGGTTTCCCGCAGCCGACCGGCGAATTCACGAAGCTGGAAGCGGACTCGGTGGTAATGGCCCTCGGGCAGGAGTCCGATCTCGGTCTGCTCACTGGCGTGTCGGGGATTGAGGTCGAACGCGGTGTTGTTTCCGTGGACAAGCATATGATGACCGGCCATAAGGGCCTCTTCGCCGGTGGCGACATGGTGCCATCGCAGAAGAATGTCACCGTCGCTATTGGCCACGGGAAGAAGGCGGCCCGCAATATCGATGCCTATCTGCGCGGGGCGGAGTATGAACCGGCGCCAAAGCACGGCGATGCGACCCTGGACCGGATGGAGACGTGGTACTACACGGATGCGCCGCATCAGGTTCGCGCCAAACTAGCCGGGGCACGGCGTTCCTCAACCTTCGACGAGGTTGTGGAGGGATTGGACGAGTCCTCCGCCCTGTTTGAAGCGCGGCGTTGCATGAGCTGCGGCAACTGCTTCGGCTGTGACAACTGCTTCGGCGTGTGCCCGGACAATGCGATCACCAAGATCAAGCCCGGGGAGTACGAGTTCAAGTACGACTACTGCAAGGGTTGCGGCGTGTGTGCCGAGGAGTGCCCCTGCGGTGCGATTTCCATGGTGCCGGAGGAGATCTAA
- the pheT gene encoding phenylalanine--tRNA ligase subunit beta, whose translation MPLIPIGWLGAHVELPEDLTPQQLAASLVRVGLEEEAIHPAEVTGPVVVGRVLTRQAKEQSNGKVINYCRVDVGVHNDSPGTGKEPSELPSRGIICGAHNFDAGDYVVVSLPGAVLPGGFKISARKTYGHISDGMICSARELGIGEDHAGIIVLAKADDAAAIAALPEPGSDALPLLGVAGETLEINITPDRGYCFSMRGVAREYHHATGAVFTDPGLAENLPTPLPAANPDGFPVVVEDDAPIHGRPGCDRFVTRVVRGVDPQAQSPKWMRDRLTQAGMRPISLIVDATNYVMLDLGQPLHAYDLDTVVGPLVVRRARDDEHLVTLDDVDRALDPEDLLITDCSGGHGARVLGLAGTMGGADTEIASATTNVLIEAAHFDAVSVARTARRHKLPSEASKRFEREVDPLVAPVAAQAVVDILVQYGGGVAGTEVTDYCEITLPEVIEFPLSEVERLTGLRVDAERIVTILADIGCTVAAGASPGVVTVTPPSWRPDLVAPADYVEEVARIIGYDNIDSLLPQAVVGRGLTTKQRQRRDIMRALAEQGWVQSLSYPFISTASIDKQGISEDDTRRLAIRLKNPLQEEAPYMRTSLLDSLLDTARLNVSRSNPVVAVCEDGVVTHPLDLGQAEQPGVGERPSDAQIATLLEAIPRQPHHIAGVACGPATEEKTGLQAIVWDWRDAIEAVKTAARTIGVELAVSADERAPWHPGRCAKLTLSGDANSDAVIGWAGELAPAACKAFELPTRSIAFELDADALCAGRGSAEVQVERIFTNPVAKEDIALVVDEGVTAAELEATIRAAAGEYLEDVRLFDVYTGEQVPDGKKSLAFALRLRADHTLSAEETARVRKRVIKQAEKRFNAELRA comes from the coding sequence ATGCCGCTTATTCCGATTGGTTGGCTTGGCGCTCATGTTGAGCTGCCGGAAGATCTGACGCCGCAGCAGCTCGCCGCCTCACTGGTGCGCGTCGGTTTGGAGGAAGAAGCCATTCACCCGGCGGAGGTTACTGGTCCCGTCGTCGTCGGGCGCGTGCTAACCCGGCAGGCGAAGGAACAGTCGAACGGCAAAGTGATCAACTACTGCCGTGTCGATGTGGGAGTTCATAACGACAGCCCCGGCACCGGGAAGGAGCCGAGTGAGCTGCCCTCACGGGGCATAATCTGTGGTGCGCACAACTTTGATGCCGGGGACTACGTGGTGGTATCGCTGCCGGGTGCGGTTTTACCCGGTGGGTTTAAGATCTCCGCTCGCAAGACCTACGGGCATATTTCGGACGGGATGATCTGTTCGGCCCGTGAGCTGGGCATTGGCGAGGATCACGCTGGGATCATCGTACTGGCGAAGGCCGACGACGCCGCCGCGATTGCGGCATTGCCCGAGCCTGGCAGCGACGCTCTGCCGTTGCTCGGCGTCGCGGGCGAAACGCTCGAAATCAACATCACACCCGACCGCGGCTATTGCTTTTCCATGCGCGGGGTGGCACGCGAGTACCACCACGCCACGGGTGCAGTCTTCACTGATCCGGGCCTGGCGGAGAATCTGCCGACACCGCTTCCTGCTGCCAACCCCGACGGTTTCCCGGTTGTGGTGGAAGATGACGCACCGATCCATGGTCGGCCTGGATGTGATCGTTTTGTCACACGGGTGGTGCGCGGTGTCGACCCGCAGGCCCAATCCCCGAAGTGGATGCGGGACCGGCTGACGCAGGCGGGGATGCGTCCGATCTCACTGATCGTTGATGCGACGAACTACGTCATGTTGGATCTCGGTCAACCGTTGCACGCGTATGACCTTGACACGGTCGTAGGCCCGCTTGTGGTGCGGCGTGCACGGGACGACGAGCACCTGGTCACCCTCGACGATGTGGACCGCGCGCTCGACCCGGAGGATCTACTCATAACCGATTGTTCCGGAGGGCATGGTGCGCGGGTGCTCGGCCTGGCGGGAACCATGGGCGGCGCTGATACGGAAATTGCTTCCGCAACGACCAATGTGCTCATTGAGGCGGCCCATTTTGACGCCGTGTCCGTTGCCCGCACTGCCCGGCGTCATAAGCTTCCCAGTGAGGCTTCGAAGCGCTTTGAACGGGAGGTCGATCCACTGGTGGCACCTGTGGCCGCGCAGGCCGTGGTTGACATTCTTGTGCAGTACGGCGGCGGCGTGGCGGGCACCGAGGTCACCGACTACTGTGAGATCACACTGCCGGAGGTGATCGAATTTCCCCTGTCCGAGGTCGAGCGCCTCACCGGCTTACGAGTCGACGCCGAGCGTATCGTCACGATCCTCGCCGACATCGGCTGTACCGTCGCCGCAGGAGCTTCGCCGGGCGTCGTTACCGTTACGCCACCGAGCTGGCGGCCGGACCTTGTTGCTCCGGCAGACTATGTGGAAGAAGTGGCACGCATTATCGGCTACGACAATATTGACAGCCTGTTGCCACAAGCCGTTGTCGGCCGGGGTCTGACCACAAAGCAACGCCAACGCCGCGATATTATGCGCGCACTGGCCGAGCAGGGGTGGGTACAGAGTCTCTCATATCCCTTCATTTCTACCGCTAGCATCGACAAACAGGGCATTTCCGAGGACGATACCAGGCGCCTTGCCATACGGTTGAAGAATCCGTTACAGGAAGAGGCGCCGTATATGCGCACATCCTTGCTGGACTCTTTGCTGGACACGGCCCGGCTCAATGTTTCTCGCAGCAATCCGGTAGTTGCCGTGTGCGAGGACGGAGTTGTGACTCATCCGCTTGACTTGGGGCAGGCCGAGCAGCCCGGCGTCGGCGAACGGCCGAGCGATGCGCAAATCGCTACGCTGTTGGAGGCGATTCCCCGCCAGCCGCATCATATTGCGGGTGTGGCCTGTGGGCCGGCCACCGAAGAAAAGACGGGGTTACAGGCGATTGTTTGGGACTGGCGTGATGCAATCGAAGCGGTCAAGACCGCTGCCCGCACCATTGGTGTGGAGTTGGCCGTGAGCGCCGACGAGCGTGCTCCTTGGCATCCCGGACGATGCGCCAAATTGACTCTCAGTGGCGATGCGAATTCCGACGCTGTGATCGGATGGGCGGGAGAACTCGCACCCGCTGCATGCAAGGCATTTGAGCTGCCGACACGGTCCATTGCCTTTGAGCTGGATGCCGATGCGCTGTGCGCGGGCCGTGGCAGTGCAGAGGTACAGGTGGAGCGGATCTTTACGAATCCTGTGGCGAAGGAGGATATTGCTCTTGTCGTTGATGAGGGCGTCACCGCCGCCGAACTTGAGGCGACGATCCGCGCTGCGGCCGGAGAGTATCTGGAGGACGTACGACTCTTTGACGTCTACACCGGCGAACAGGTCCCGGACGGCAAGAAGTCGTTGGCCTTTGCGCTTCGACTTCGCGCGGACCATACGCTTAGCGCCGAGGAGACCGCACGCGTGCGTAAACGCGTTATCAAACAGGCGGAAAAGCGTTTCAACGCCGAATTGAGGGCGTAA
- a CDS encoding NADH:flavin oxidoreductase/NADH oxidase, which yields MARLFEPITLRGITIRNRLWLPPMCQYSADPEGGDAARPNAWHLQHYAARSVGGFGMIIVEATAVNRQGRISPYCLSLGDEADVAAFARLADTIRVGGATPAIQLNHAGRKASGPPGWERSLPEDSLLAWQTVAPSAVPFSTHGPRPQELSEAQIEDLIAQFGRSAQLAVAAGFDVIELHAAHGYLIHQFLSPMSNRREDRWGGSFENRTRFLLAVIDAVRAVTADTPLIVRLSASDWLEFGQESDEVGHPGWTLAESVELACTGAEHGVDFWDISSAGNVPFAPPQVTPGYQVPFAQRIRCEARVPTSAVGLIGSAGQAEQILVTGQADAVEVGRVALHDPYVANRWHAELDRDATVWPLQYQRG from the coding sequence GTGGCAAGACTCTTTGAGCCCATCACATTGCGGGGTATCACCATCCGCAACAGACTGTGGTTGCCGCCTATGTGTCAGTACAGCGCCGACCCTGAAGGCGGTGATGCTGCACGGCCCAACGCATGGCACCTGCAGCACTACGCCGCACGATCAGTAGGCGGTTTCGGCATGATTATCGTCGAGGCGACTGCGGTCAACCGGCAGGGGAGGATTTCGCCGTACTGCCTCTCACTCGGAGATGAGGCGGACGTTGCAGCCTTTGCTCGGCTGGCAGACACAATCCGGGTGGGTGGCGCTACCCCTGCGATCCAGCTCAATCATGCCGGACGAAAAGCCTCGGGTCCGCCTGGATGGGAACGATCCTTGCCGGAGGATTCGCTACTGGCGTGGCAGACTGTTGCGCCATCAGCGGTGCCTTTTTCCACGCATGGCCCGCGACCACAGGAATTATCAGAGGCACAGATTGAGGACCTCATCGCGCAGTTTGGGCGCTCGGCGCAGCTGGCTGTTGCGGCCGGATTTGACGTTATTGAGCTGCATGCTGCGCACGGCTACCTCATCCATCAATTCCTCTCTCCGATGTCGAACCGGCGGGAGGACCGGTGGGGTGGAAGCTTTGAGAACCGCACCCGCTTCTTATTGGCGGTGATTGACGCTGTGCGAGCTGTCACTGCCGATACACCGCTGATCGTGCGGCTCTCTGCCAGTGACTGGCTCGAATTCGGCCAAGAATCGGACGAAGTAGGACACCCGGGCTGGACGCTCGCAGAGTCAGTTGAGCTCGCATGCACGGGCGCGGAGCATGGGGTTGACTTCTGGGACATTTCCAGTGCAGGAAACGTACCGTTCGCGCCGCCGCAGGTCACGCCGGGATATCAGGTTCCATTCGCGCAGAGAATCCGCTGCGAGGCGCGAGTGCCAACCAGTGCTGTCGGTCTTATTGGTAGCGCGGGGCAGGCCGAGCAGATTCTCGTCACCGGGCAGGCCGACGCGGTTGAAGTGGGCCGAGTGGCATTGCACGATCCCTATGTTGCAAACCGCTGGCATGCGGAACTTGACCGCGACGCAACAGTCTGGCCCTTGCAGTATCAACGGGGGTAG
- a CDS encoding GDSL-type esterase/lipase family protein, whose product MNTTVRNLTGVGVSVAAAGIYRNAKAVAKQNPVFRRYWENHLITTLRLLDAAARADKELPLIYVALGDSAAQGLGADRLEDGYVPRIAAGLQRATGRPVALLNISLSGGTAASVLGTQLPQLAGLTIGSAALRPDIVTLDIGGNDVGVAGLTPEDFGNAMDQIARALPQPSFIADIPTFKPLRTQERASLLSAELTRAAKAHGCSVIELEALSNSFSVWEYMTKYHAADMFHPNTPWYQRWSQMFMDAISERLDLPRVDMDTVADWKPWRG is encoded by the coding sequence GTGAACACTACCGTACGGAATCTGACAGGTGTAGGCGTCTCCGTTGCCGCAGCGGGTATCTATCGCAACGCGAAAGCGGTTGCCAAACAGAACCCGGTGTTCCGGCGGTATTGGGAGAACCACCTCATCACAACGCTCCGGCTTCTCGACGCCGCTGCTCGGGCGGACAAGGAGCTACCGCTGATCTACGTGGCGCTGGGCGATTCGGCAGCGCAGGGCTTGGGCGCAGATCGGCTCGAAGACGGCTATGTGCCGCGTATCGCGGCGGGTTTGCAGCGGGCGACCGGGCGCCCGGTCGCCCTGCTGAATATCTCGCTATCGGGTGGGACCGCAGCCTCCGTGTTGGGAACGCAGTTGCCGCAACTAGCCGGGTTGACAATAGGTTCCGCTGCGCTGCGTCCGGATATCGTCACCCTCGATATCGGTGGTAACGATGTCGGCGTCGCCGGGTTGACACCGGAGGATTTCGGCAATGCTATGGATCAGATTGCACGCGCGCTGCCCCAACCGAGTTTCATTGCTGATATCCCAACGTTCAAACCGTTGCGGACGCAAGAGCGCGCATCGCTGCTCTCGGCGGAGTTAACGCGTGCGGCGAAGGCACACGGGTGTAGCGTCATTGAATTGGAGGCTCTCTCCAACAGCTTCTCCGTGTGGGAATACATGACGAAGTACCACGCGGCAGACATGTTCCACCCGAATACACCGTGGTACCAGCGCTGGTCGCAAATGTTCATGGACGCGATTAGTGAGCGGCTCGACTTACCCCGCGTGGATATGGATACCGTGGCGGATTGGAAGCCGTGGCGAGGATAG
- a CDS encoding PfkB family carbohydrate kinase translates to MRTVFCGLTTIDLIQNVEHVPAANEKVVANGALLDVGGPAANAARIAAILGAEPTLISPIGTGVFGTMALSWLNDCGVHTIDLASDGDPAISAVAIDACGDRTVISTNSSGRSHTFPSADVLDNAAALLIDGHLPDVQLPLARTAQQLGIPVVFDGGSYKDGTVALLPYVSHGIFSADFVLPGAEDQLLEMLAWRGMTLAARSNGNEPVEAIVGGKYYSLSVPHVPATQVVDTLGAGDALHGAFTAALAAGQSELQALSGAIDIASRSVRGLGAIGWALTNESRGSHTSSVGTPRTVTPE, encoded by the coding sequence ATGCGAACCGTCTTCTGTGGTCTGACGACCATCGACCTCATCCAAAATGTTGAGCATGTACCAGCGGCCAACGAGAAGGTCGTGGCAAACGGTGCCCTTCTCGATGTGGGAGGGCCGGCAGCGAATGCAGCCCGTATAGCCGCCATTCTGGGTGCGGAGCCCACACTCATCTCACCCATAGGCACTGGTGTCTTCGGCACGATGGCTTTGAGTTGGCTCAACGACTGCGGTGTCCACACTATCGACCTGGCAAGCGATGGGGACCCGGCGATATCCGCCGTCGCCATCGATGCCTGCGGCGACCGTACGGTTATATCAACGAATAGCAGTGGACGCAGCCATACTTTCCCATCTGCCGATGTTCTTGATAACGCTGCGGCTCTGCTTATCGACGGACACCTTCCCGATGTACAACTGCCCCTGGCGCGCACTGCGCAGCAGCTCGGTATTCCGGTGGTTTTCGACGGCGGATCATACAAAGACGGAACCGTTGCTCTTCTCCCCTATGTCTCACACGGAATTTTCTCCGCCGACTTCGTCCTGCCCGGAGCCGAGGATCAACTCCTGGAAATGCTCGCCTGGCGCGGAATGACTCTGGCGGCACGCTCGAACGGGAACGAACCGGTGGAAGCCATTGTCGGTGGGAAGTATTATTCACTGTCCGTACCGCACGTACCCGCGACGCAGGTCGTCGACACGCTAGGTGCGGGCGATGCGTTGCACGGGGCATTCACAGCCGCCCTTGCCGCGGGGCAAAGCGAACTGCAGGCGCTATCCGGTGCCATCGACATTGCCAGCCGCTCGGTCCGCGGTCTGGGTGCCATTGGCTGGGCGCTCACCAATGAGTCACGCGGCTCGCATACGTCGTCGGTCGGCACTCCCCGCACGGTCACGCCAGAATAG
- the pheS gene encoding phenylalanine--tRNA ligase subunit alpha, with protein MSDIELSPLDEEGITRAVEEARKAFATATTLEELKSARLAHSGDNAPITHANMLIRNLDKADRPVAGRLMGAARKAVQEALAQATQRLEDEAAARAIAEERVDVTLPTGRAPRGARHPLTVLMEDIADFFVGMGWEIAEGPEMEHEWFNFDALNFGPDHPARQMQDTFYVDGVARIGAEAGDSSRPSAQEASGLILRTHTSPVQAHALLERGVPLYIACPGKVFRTDALDATHTPVFHQVEGLAVDKGLTMAHLKGTLDHFVRTMFGPDARTRLRPSFFPFTEPSAELDLWFPQKRGGAGWIEWGGCGMVNPNVLRNVGVDPDVYSGFAFGMGIERTLMLRHGIADMRDMVEGDVRFSLQFGTTGRGN; from the coding sequence ATGTCTGATATCGAGCTCAGCCCCCTAGACGAGGAGGGCATTACGCGCGCTGTGGAGGAGGCGCGGAAAGCCTTCGCCACTGCGACGACGCTGGAGGAACTGAAGTCGGCTCGGCTTGCCCACAGTGGCGACAATGCGCCAATCACCCACGCAAACATGCTGATCCGCAACTTGGATAAGGCTGATCGGCCGGTGGCGGGTCGGCTGATGGGAGCGGCGCGGAAGGCAGTGCAGGAGGCTTTAGCGCAGGCGACGCAGCGGCTTGAGGATGAAGCAGCTGCACGCGCGATTGCGGAAGAACGTGTTGATGTCACGCTACCGACAGGCCGTGCTCCGCGCGGAGCACGGCATCCGTTGACTGTGCTGATGGAGGATATCGCTGACTTCTTCGTCGGTATGGGATGGGAGATCGCCGAAGGGCCGGAGATGGAACATGAGTGGTTCAACTTTGATGCTCTGAACTTTGGCCCGGATCATCCGGCGCGGCAGATGCAGGATACCTTTTACGTTGATGGAGTCGCCCGCATCGGCGCGGAAGCGGGAGATTCCTCTAGGCCGTCCGCGCAGGAAGCGAGCGGGCTCATCCTGCGTACTCACACATCTCCCGTCCAGGCACACGCGCTGCTGGAACGCGGTGTTCCGCTCTATATCGCGTGCCCGGGCAAGGTGTTTCGCACCGATGCACTGGATGCCACGCACACACCTGTCTTCCACCAGGTCGAAGGTCTTGCCGTCGATAAAGGGCTGACCATGGCCCATCTGAAGGGCACCCTGGACCATTTTGTTCGGACGATGTTCGGCCCGGATGCTCGCACGCGCCTGCGGCCGTCTTTCTTTCCCTTCACCGAACCATCGGCGGAGTTGGATCTGTGGTTCCCGCAGAAAAGGGGTGGCGCCGGTTGGATCGAATGGGGCGGTTGCGGCATGGTCAACCCGAATGTGCTCCGTAACGTCGGCGTCGACCCCGATGTCTACTCGGGCTTTGCCTTTGGTATGGGTATTGAACGAACACTGATGCTGCGCCACGGCATCGCCGATATGCGCGACATGGTTGAAGGCGACGTGCGATTCTCACTTCAGTTCGGCACGACGGGAAGGGGAAACTGA
- a CDS encoding helix-turn-helix transcriptional regulator, which produces MIALYYYTLAVLLISIAAAAGCLAAFVVTHRQTYGWAAAAFALYFLDVALVFRTDFVLPHRKVSCIYEINSPVESVALGSCLLTFFWLVVANFLGKDHRIAIAPPLVFACGSLAALLLVPGGRWMEFTFFSMRTLSIIALLTYLALCYAVSEDPAERAHMRQHCRLYLAVWICVVGTIVWNVYFQLIHDWESGSPLPFLPERNFAENALLLCCAAHAWRRVYRALHLRYEQPPRYAQNDRRSTFICESATSFGSHYNLSPREIEVLCLILLGHDNRTIADTLFLALSTVKVHVHNILRKSGCSNRADLTRRFWHSS; this is translated from the coding sequence GTGATCGCTCTGTACTACTACACGCTCGCAGTGTTACTCATCTCAATAGCTGCTGCGGCTGGGTGCCTCGCGGCCTTTGTGGTCACACATCGCCAGACCTATGGTTGGGCAGCCGCTGCCTTCGCTCTCTACTTCTTAGACGTCGCGCTCGTATTCCGCACGGATTTTGTCCTCCCCCATCGCAAGGTCAGCTGTATCTACGAAATCAACAGTCCGGTTGAGTCAGTAGCTCTGGGGTCTTGTCTGCTTACCTTCTTTTGGCTTGTAGTTGCCAACTTCCTCGGCAAAGACCACAGAATTGCCATCGCGCCGCCGCTCGTGTTTGCATGTGGAAGTCTCGCCGCACTCTTACTCGTACCCGGTGGACGATGGATGGAGTTCACTTTTTTCAGCATGCGCACTCTGTCGATCATCGCATTACTCACGTATCTCGCTCTTTGCTACGCAGTATCTGAAGATCCTGCGGAACGCGCACACATGCGTCAGCACTGCCGCCTATATCTTGCAGTCTGGATTTGTGTAGTCGGGACTATTGTCTGGAACGTGTACTTCCAACTAATCCACGACTGGGAAAGTGGCTCTCCACTTCCGTTTCTTCCCGAACGAAACTTCGCTGAGAACGCTCTCTTACTCTGTTGTGCCGCACATGCATGGCGCCGGGTCTACCGTGCCCTACATCTTCGGTACGAGCAGCCGCCCCGCTACGCGCAAAATGATCGGCGCAGTACCTTCATCTGCGAAAGTGCCACTTCCTTCGGCAGCCATTACAACCTTTCACCGCGGGAGATTGAAGTGCTCTGCCTCATTCTCTTGGGGCACGATAACCGCACAATCGCGGACACTCTCTTCCTAGCGCTTAGCACTGTGAAGGTCCACGTTCATAACATTCTACGCAAGTCTGGCTGCAGCAACCGCGCTGATCTCACGCGCCGCTTCTGGCATTCCAGCTGA